In Drosophila nasuta strain 15112-1781.00 chromosome 2R, ASM2355853v1, whole genome shotgun sequence, a single genomic region encodes these proteins:
- the LOC132785371 gene encoding C-terminal-binding protein isoform X7 yields the protein MDKNLMMPKRSRMDVKTNFANGPLQARPLVALLDGRDCSIEMPILKDVATVAFCDAQSTSEIHEKVLNEAVGALMWHTIILTKEDLEKFKALRIIVRIGSGTDNIDVKAAGELGIAVCNVPGYGVEEVADTTMCLILNLYRRTYWLANMVREGKKFTGPEQVREAAHGCARIRGDTLGLVGLGRIGSAVALRAKAFGFNVIFYDPYLPDGIDKSLGLTRVYTLQDLLFQSDCVSLHCTLNEHNHHLINEFTIKQMRPGAFLVNTARGGLVDDETLALALKQGRIRAAALDVHENEPYNGALKDAPNLICTPHAAFFSDASATELREMAATEIRRAIVGNIPEVLRNCVNKEYFMRTPPTAAAGGVAAAVYPEGKLQMISNQEK from the exons ATGGATAAAAATCTAATGATGCCCAAGCGTTCGCGCATGGACGTTAAAACCAACTTTGCCAATGGCCCACTGCAGGCGCGACCATTGGTTGCCCTGCTGGATGGACGCGACTGTTCGATCGAGATGCCCATACTAAAGGATGTGGCTACAGTGGCCTTCTGCGATGCACAGAGCACATCCGAAATACACGAGAAG GTGCTGAATGAAGCAGTTGGCGCATTGATGTGGCACACCATCATCTTGACTAAGGAAGATcttgaaaaatttaaagcttTACGCATCATTGTGCGCATTGGCAGCGGCACAGACAACATCGATGTTAAAGCCGCTGGCGAGTTGGGAATTGCAGTGTGCAACGTCCCCGGCTATGGTGTCGAGGAGGTGGCAGACACAACAATGTGCTTGATTTTGAACCTATATCGGCGCACCTATTGGCTGGCGAATATGGTGCGAGAGGGCAAGAAGTTTACCGGCCCTGAGCAAGTGCGAGAGGCGGCGCAT GGCTGCGCACGTATTCGTGGCGATACCTTAGGATTAGTTGGATTGGGTCGCATTGGTAGCGCTGTGGCGTTGAGGGCAAAAGCATTCGGCTTCAATGTTATATTCTACGATCCCTACCTACCCGATGGCATTGACAAATCGCTCGGCCTCACACGCGTCTATACCCTGCAGGATCTGCTCTTTCAGTCCGACTGCGTCTCACTGCATTGCACGCTTAACGAGCACAATCATCATTTAATCAATGAATTCACAATTAAACAG ATGCGACCTGGAGCATTTCTGGTGAACACCGCCCGCGGCGGTCTGGTTGATGACGAGACTTTGGCGTTGGCACTGAAACAGGGACGGATAAGAGCAGCCGCATTGGATGTGCACGAGAATGAACCATACAAT gGTGCACTGAAAGATGCTCCAAATCTGATTTGCACACCACACGCCGCCTTCTTCAGCGATGCATCCGCAACGGAGCTGCGCGAAATGGCAGCCACCGAAATACGACGAGCGATTGTCGGCAATATTCCAGAAGTGCTGAGGAATTGCGTTAACAAGGAGTACTTCATGCGCACGCCG
- the LOC132785371 gene encoding C-terminal-binding protein isoform X9 — protein sequence MDKNLMMPKRSRMDVKTNFANGPLQARPLVALLDGRDCSIEMPILKDVATVAFCDAQSTSEIHEKVLNEAVGALMWHTIILTKEDLEKFKALRIIVRIGSGTDNIDVKAAGELGIAVCNVPGYGVEEVADTTMCLILNLYRRTYWLANMVREGKKFTGPEQVREAAHGCARIRGDTLGLVGLGRIGSAVALRAKAFGFNVIFYDPYLPDGIDKSLGLTRVYTLQDLLFQSDCVSLHCTLNEHNHHLINEFTIKQMRPGAFLVNTARGGLVDDETLALALKQGRIRAAALDVHENEPYNGALKDAPNLICTPHAAFFSDASATELREMAATEIRRAIVGNIPEVLRNCVNKEYFMRTPPTAAAGGVAAAVYPEAPECARP from the exons ATGGATAAAAATCTAATGATGCCCAAGCGTTCGCGCATGGACGTTAAAACCAACTTTGCCAATGGCCCACTGCAGGCGCGACCATTGGTTGCCCTGCTGGATGGACGCGACTGTTCGATCGAGATGCCCATACTAAAGGATGTGGCTACAGTGGCCTTCTGCGATGCACAGAGCACATCCGAAATACACGAGAAG GTGCTGAATGAAGCAGTTGGCGCATTGATGTGGCACACCATCATCTTGACTAAGGAAGATcttgaaaaatttaaagcttTACGCATCATTGTGCGCATTGGCAGCGGCACAGACAACATCGATGTTAAAGCCGCTGGCGAGTTGGGAATTGCAGTGTGCAACGTCCCCGGCTATGGTGTCGAGGAGGTGGCAGACACAACAATGTGCTTGATTTTGAACCTATATCGGCGCACCTATTGGCTGGCGAATATGGTGCGAGAGGGCAAGAAGTTTACCGGCCCTGAGCAAGTGCGAGAGGCGGCGCAT GGCTGCGCACGTATTCGTGGCGATACCTTAGGATTAGTTGGATTGGGTCGCATTGGTAGCGCTGTGGCGTTGAGGGCAAAAGCATTCGGCTTCAATGTTATATTCTACGATCCCTACCTACCCGATGGCATTGACAAATCGCTCGGCCTCACACGCGTCTATACCCTGCAGGATCTGCTCTTTCAGTCCGACTGCGTCTCACTGCATTGCACGCTTAACGAGCACAATCATCATTTAATCAATGAATTCACAATTAAACAG ATGCGACCTGGAGCATTTCTGGTGAACACCGCCCGCGGCGGTCTGGTTGATGACGAGACTTTGGCGTTGGCACTGAAACAGGGACGGATAAGAGCAGCCGCATTGGATGTGCACGAGAATGAACCATACAAT gGTGCACTGAAAGATGCTCCAAATCTGATTTGCACACCACACGCCGCCTTCTTCAGCGATGCATCCGCAACGGAGCTGCGCGAAATGGCAGCCACCGAAATACGACGAGCGATTGTCGGCAATATTCCAGAAGTGCTGAGGAATTGCGTTAACAAGGAGTACTTCATGCGCACGCCG
- the LOC132785371 gene encoding C-terminal-binding protein isoform X8: MDKNLMMPKRSRMDVKTNFANGPLQARPLVALLDGRDCSIEMPILKDVATVAFCDAQSTSEIHEKVLNEAVGALMWHTIILTKEDLEKFKALRIIVRIGSGTDNIDVKAAGELGIAVCNVPGYGVEEVADTTMCLILNLYRRTYWLANMVREGKKFTGPEQVREAAHGCARIRGDTLGLVGLGRIGSAVALRAKAFGFNVIFYDPYLPDGIDKSLGLTRVYTLQDLLFQSDCVSLHCTLNEHNHHLINEFTIKQMRPGAFLVNTARGGLVDDETLALALKQGRIRAAALDVHENEPYNVFQGALKDAPNLICTPHAAFFSDASATELREMAATEIRRAIVGNIPEVLRNCVNKEYFMRTPPTAAAGGVAAAVYPEAPECARP, translated from the exons ATGGATAAAAATCTAATGATGCCCAAGCGTTCGCGCATGGACGTTAAAACCAACTTTGCCAATGGCCCACTGCAGGCGCGACCATTGGTTGCCCTGCTGGATGGACGCGACTGTTCGATCGAGATGCCCATACTAAAGGATGTGGCTACAGTGGCCTTCTGCGATGCACAGAGCACATCCGAAATACACGAGAAG GTGCTGAATGAAGCAGTTGGCGCATTGATGTGGCACACCATCATCTTGACTAAGGAAGATcttgaaaaatttaaagcttTACGCATCATTGTGCGCATTGGCAGCGGCACAGACAACATCGATGTTAAAGCCGCTGGCGAGTTGGGAATTGCAGTGTGCAACGTCCCCGGCTATGGTGTCGAGGAGGTGGCAGACACAACAATGTGCTTGATTTTGAACCTATATCGGCGCACCTATTGGCTGGCGAATATGGTGCGAGAGGGCAAGAAGTTTACCGGCCCTGAGCAAGTGCGAGAGGCGGCGCAT GGCTGCGCACGTATTCGTGGCGATACCTTAGGATTAGTTGGATTGGGTCGCATTGGTAGCGCTGTGGCGTTGAGGGCAAAAGCATTCGGCTTCAATGTTATATTCTACGATCCCTACCTACCCGATGGCATTGACAAATCGCTCGGCCTCACACGCGTCTATACCCTGCAGGATCTGCTCTTTCAGTCCGACTGCGTCTCACTGCATTGCACGCTTAACGAGCACAATCATCATTTAATCAATGAATTCACAATTAAACAG ATGCGACCTGGAGCATTTCTGGTGAACACCGCCCGCGGCGGTCTGGTTGATGACGAGACTTTGGCGTTGGCACTGAAACAGGGACGGATAAGAGCAGCCGCATTGGATGTGCACGAGAATGAACCATACAATGTATTTCAA gGTGCACTGAAAGATGCTCCAAATCTGATTTGCACACCACACGCCGCCTTCTTCAGCGATGCATCCGCAACGGAGCTGCGCGAAATGGCAGCCACCGAAATACGACGAGCGATTGTCGGCAATATTCCAGAAGTGCTGAGGAATTGCGTTAACAAGGAGTACTTCATGCGCACGCCG
- the LOC132785379 gene encoding protein MEMO1, with protein MSARRASHAGSWYTDSGSDLSRQLDRWLSAADLSHGPARAIIAPHAGYAYCGACGAFAYRQVSPVVVKRIFILGPSHHVRLRGCALSVAKKYKTPLYDLKIDNEVNAELEKTGQFSWMDMKTDEDEHSIEMHLPYIAKVMEDFKDQFTIVPILVGSLNPDQEAQYGSLLAPYFMDPTNLFVISSDFCHWGQRFSYTYYDRSCGPIHKCIEQLDKQGMDIIETLSPSAFTEYLRKYNNTICGRHPIGVMLGAVKALQDQGFKNMSFKFLKYAQSSQCIDMDDSSVSYASGSLIFEN; from the exons ATGTCGGCCAGGAGAGCATCGCACGCAGGAAGCTGGTACACAGATTCAG GCTCGGATCTCTCGAGGCAATTGGATCGCTGGTTAAGTGCAGCAGATCTTTCCCATGGACCAGCGCGTGCTATTATTGCACC ACATGCCGGTTATGCCTATTGCGGTGCCTGTGGTGCTTTTGCCTATCGCCAAGTGAGCCCAGTTGTTGT CAAACGCATTTTCATCTTGGGTCCATCCCATCATGTCCGGCTTCGTGGTTGTGCGCTTTCAGTGGCGAAAAAGTATAAGACACCTTTGTATGATCTCAAAATTGATAACGAAG TCAACGCGGAGCTGGAGAAGACGGGTCAATTCTCTTGGATGGACATGAAAACAGACGAGGATGAGCACTccattgaaatgcatttgcctTACATAGCTAAAGTTATGGAAGA CTTTAAGGATCAATTCACCATTGTGCCTATATTAGTGGGCTCACTGAATCCCGACCAGGAGGCCCAATACGGCAGCTTGTTGGCCCCCTACTTTATGGATCCAACGAACCTCTTTGTGATATCTTCCGACTTTTGCCACTGGGGTCAACGTTTCAGCTACACTTACTACGATCGCTCCTGCGGACCGATTCACAAGTGCATCGAGCAGTTAGATAAGCAGGGCATGGACATCATTGAGACGCTTAGTCCCAGTGCATTTACCGAGTATTTgcgtaaatataataatacgaTATGCGGTCGTCATCCCATTGGCGTCATGTTGGGCGCTGTTAAAGCTCTGCAGGATCAGGGCTTTAAAAACATGAGCTTTAAATTTCTCAAGTATGCACAGAGCAGCCAGTGCATCGACATGGATGATTCCAGCGTTAGCTATGCCTCTGGATCGCTTATATTTGAGAATTAA
- the LOC132785381 gene encoding uncharacterized protein LOC132785381, with the protein MDNKEKQSDELLSRIRSELTAILAENASNDPERKISYDMIMKPSPLPSLEQQNRTKQTKKNKSKHSGVFQRPQTYRQSMGGKSITMKPSTERLTDGQQPQYSSNDPVSTSSVHSAVSVLSSRLSNLDRSLAVDFMESQSAKTMDEDIKRMQLELGKSYNLFQSIGEKLENISFSSLKSRIRDLHLSNNNDLNKITTSQLKKSFEENYLQNRLDKITTDVSDDFRRHPGEFGDIPELSSFFQACAQLEHGLDSLKQQRKRSSELEQRLCWANEIAFNRMQEIRYAVGDKPETNF; encoded by the exons atgGACAACAAAGAGAAACAAAGCGATGAATTACTAAGTCGCATACGCAGTGAACTGACTGCGATTCTGGCTGAAAA TGCCAGCAATGATCCAGAACGTAAGATTTCCTATGACATGATTATGAAACCTTCGCCATTGCCTAGCTTAGAGCAACAGAATCGCacgaagcaaacaaaaaagaataaatcaaaacattCTGGGGTATTTCAACGTCCGCAAACATATCGTCAGTCTATGGGTGGCAAATCGATTACCATGAAACCATCAACTGAACGATTAACGGATGGCCAACAACCACAATATTCATCCAATGATCCAGTTTCCACATCAAGTGTTCATTCAGCAGTTTCAGTGCTGTCTTCACGACTCTCAAACTTGGATCGCAGCCTAGCAGTTGATTTTATGGAATCGCAAAGTGCTAAGACTATGGATGAAGACATCAAGCGAATGCAATTGGAATTGGGGAAGAGCTATAATCTATTTCAAAGCATTGGCGAAAAACTAGAGAATATCAGTTTTAGCAGTCTTAAGTCCCGTATACGTGATTTgcatttaagcaacaacaatgatctAAACAAGATTACCACATCACAATTAAAGAAGTCATTTGAAGagaattatttgcaaaatcGCTTAGATAAAATTACAACGGACGTCAGTGATGATTTTCGTCGGCATCCTGGCGAGTTTGGCGACATCCCGGAATTGAGCAGCTTCTTCCAAGCGTGCGCGCAACTGGAGCACGGTTTGGACTCGCTAAAACAACAGCGCAAACGCAGCAGCGAATTGGAGCAGCGCCTTTGTTGGGCCAATGAGATTGCATTTAATCGCATGCAAGAAATTCGCTATGCGGTTGGCGACAAGCCAGAAACAAATTTCTAA